A window of Methanosphaera sp. WGK6 contains these coding sequences:
- a CDS encoding undecaprenyl-diphosphate phosphatase encodes MLDIISAIILGAVQGISEFLPISSSGHLVIIPHLLGVETGLAFDTILHIGTLVAIFTFFWNDIVNIIKGFIISLINLTEGKDKFIEGLQKVPEERFAWLIIIATIPTGIMGVLFKDAIETIFRGTVFVGIFLIITGLILYYSERHSSGNITEKNMSFKQAIIIGICQGFAVLPGISRSGSTIASGLCLGLNREYAARYSFLLSLPSVIGAGLIQVKDIATIDASITVLIAGFVSSVIFGYLSIKLLMKMIEGWSLDVFAYYCWIVGALTTILSIIFI; translated from the coding sequence TTGCTAGACATAATTAGTGCAATTATTCTAGGAGCTGTACAAGGAATTAGTGAATTTTTACCAATCAGTAGTTCAGGACATCTTGTAATAATACCACACCTATTGGGTGTTGAAACAGGACTTGCCTTTGACACAATACTACACATAGGTACATTAGTTGCTATATTTACTTTCTTCTGGAATGATATTGTTAATATAATAAAGGGATTTATCATTAGTTTAATAAATCTTACAGAAGGAAAAGATAAATTTATAGAAGGCTTACAAAAAGTACCTGAAGAGAGATTTGCATGGTTAATTATAATTGCAACAATACCCACTGGAATTATGGGTGTATTATTTAAAGATGCAATTGAAACAATATTTAGAGGAACTGTATTTGTAGGTATTTTCTTAATAATTACAGGACTCATATTATATTACTCTGAAAGACATTCTTCAGGAAATATTACAGAAAAAAATATGTCCTTTAAACAAGCAATTATCATAGGTATTTGTCAAGGATTTGCAGTTCTTCCAGGTATATCCCGATCAGGTTCAACTATTGCATCAGGATTATGTCTTGGACTAAACAGAGAATATGCTGCTAGATATAGTTTCTTATTAAGTCTACCTTCAGTAATAGGTGCAGGTCTAATACAAGTAAAAGACATTGCAACAATTGATGCATCAATTACTGTTTTAATTGCAGGATTTGTATCTTCAGTAATATTTGGATACTTATCAATTAAATTACTTATGAAAATGATAGAAGGTTGGAGTTTAGACGTGTTTGCATACTATTGTTGGATAGTTGGAGCACTGACAACTATACTTTCAATAATTTTCATATAA
- a CDS encoding branched-chain amino acid transaminase, translating into MAFDETGKIWFNGDLVDWKDAQIHVMSHVVHYGSSVFEGLRCYDTENGPAVFRLKDHMQRLENSAKIYRMDIPYTVDELCEAVKDTININNIRSCYIRPIVYRGYKELGVYPLNCPLDTVIGVWAWGQYLGEDALEQGIDVCTSSWRKMAPDTMPNLAKAGSNYMNSQLAKMEATANGYKESIMLNYNGEIGEGSGENLFLVEDDVLYTPDIGSSVLKGITRDTIITIAKDLGYEVREERIPRERLYIADEVFFTGTAAELSPIRSVDKIKIGKGKRGAVTKKIQDALFDILNGKVEDKYGWLDFV; encoded by the coding sequence ATGGCTTTTGATGAAACAGGAAAAATTTGGTTCAACGGAGACTTAGTAGATTGGAAAGATGCACAGATACATGTTATGTCTCACGTAGTTCACTATGGAAGTAGTGTATTTGAAGGTCTTAGATGTTATGATACAGAAAACGGACCAGCAGTATTTAGATTAAAAGATCATATGCAAAGATTAGAAAATTCAGCAAAGATATATAGAATGGATATTCCATATACTGTTGATGAATTATGTGAAGCTGTTAAAGATACAATTAATATAAACAACATACGTTCATGTTACATTAGACCTATTGTTTACAGAGGATACAAAGAACTTGGTGTATATCCATTAAACTGTCCATTAGATACTGTTATTGGAGTATGGGCATGGGGACAATATCTTGGAGAAGATGCATTAGAACAAGGGATTGATGTATGTACTTCATCTTGGAGAAAAATGGCACCCGACACTATGCCAAACCTTGCTAAAGCTGGATCAAACTACATGAATTCACAATTAGCTAAAATGGAAGCAACAGCTAACGGATACAAAGAAAGTATTATGTTAAATTACAATGGTGAAATTGGAGAAGGTTCCGGTGAAAACTTATTCTTAGTAGAAGATGATGTATTATACACACCAGATATCGGTTCATCTGTACTAAAAGGTATAACTAGAGATACTATTATAACTATTGCAAAAGACCTTGGTTATGAAGTAAGAGAAGAACGTATTCCTAGAGAAAGATTATACATTGCTGATGAAGTATTTTTCACTGGAACAGCTGCAGAATTATCTCCAATAAGATCTGTTGATAAAATTAAAATAGGTAAAGGAAAACGTGGAGCTGTAACTAAAAAAATACAAGATGCTTTATTTGACATATTAAACGGTAAAGTAGAAGATAAATATGGCTGGTTAGACTTTGTTTAG
- a CDS encoding restriction endonuclease: MEKERLVDFIATIMEDSGFKIKKNYQVANQVIDIYGILDTTVGNVGVVVACKNYEEPWKIGLDVLKDMENAARATKSSKIIIFTTSSFTHGAAVYAQKRNMKLVDRKGLMKIAKNYASKRTIVTEPIIDEDDYDYVNTKPASLNPRGSNNSHNPFSGRKSKLNDRNTRNDYQYNNTITSRPRNYLKTSSRSVQNNLPNLNGVLDFFTNHHMVYLVVLLVIASLVSYLFNIITLGPWTGLGKIVTSAIICFGGLLLVDRNLSDVLFNGFIIFFISIIISIVVLTV; this comes from the coding sequence TTGGAAAAAGAACGATTAGTAGATTTTATTGCCACAATTATGGAAGATAGTGGTTTTAAAATTAAAAAGAATTATCAAGTAGCTAATCAAGTAATTGATATTTATGGAATTCTTGACACAACGGTAGGTAATGTTGGAGTTGTAGTTGCTTGTAAAAACTATGAAGAACCATGGAAAATAGGATTAGATGTTCTCAAAGATATGGAAAATGCAGCAAGAGCAACCAAATCATCAAAAATAATTATATTCACAACAAGTAGCTTTACACATGGAGCTGCAGTATATGCTCAGAAAAGAAACATGAAATTAGTGGATAGAAAAGGATTAATGAAAATAGCTAAAAATTATGCATCTAAACGAACTATTGTAACAGAACCTATTATTGATGAAGATGATTATGATTATGTTAATACAAAACCTGCTAGCTTAAATCCAAGAGGTAGTAATAATTCACATAACCCTTTTTCAGGACGAAAATCTAAATTAAATGATAGAAATACTAGGAATGATTATCAATACAATAATACTATAACAAGTAGACCTAGAAATTATTTGAAAACTAGCTCTAGAAGTGTACAGAATAATCTTCCTAATTTAAATGGAGTTTTAGACTTTTTTACTAATCACCATATGGTTTATTTAGTAGTACTTTTAGTCATTGCATCATTAGTATCATATTTATTTAATATAATTACATTAGGTCCATGGACAGGTTTAGGTAAGATTGTTACAAGTGCTATTATTTGTTTTGGTGGATTATTACTAGTAGATAGAAATTTATCCGATGTGTTATTCAATGGATTTATAATATTCTTTATTTCAATAATCATATCCATTGTAGTTTTAACTGTGTAA